GTGACCTCTTCGAAAGCGCACAGGACACTGCACCGACTCTCAGGCTGCGAGAAGGAAAGATTGCAGGTCGCGGTGGGTGCCCGTTCGCCGCGCTTGGGCATCGTTCGACGGCATCCAATGCCGACGGTTGCCCCCAGCGCGGCCTCGGTCGCGGCGGGCAGCGTCCGATCGACTGGCACGATGTTGCTCTCGCGAGGCGTCTGGCTCGGCCGCTGTAGTCGAAGATTTGCGCCGGACACCTGATGGGGTAGCCGCGGCTGGGTTCCGTTAGCTGTGTGGATAACTGCGGCGTTCGCCGAGGGTCGCGTACTTGAGGCGGTGGCCCCAAAAGGGGGTCGGGAGGAATGCCCGCTTGGGTGTCGTGAGCCGGGACAAGTGTCATGTACGCGAGCGACTGAGCTTCTGCAGGTGGTTACGCATCATTGACAGATCGCTGAGGTGCATACGCACCAGCCAGGGATCTTTGTCGCCATACCGGTAGGGCTCGTAGCGGAACACCCGCTCGCTGGGCCGAACCGGGCTTCTACGCAGCTGCTTGGTGGCCTTGAGGTCCATCGTCACATCGAGCCACCAACGACGACCCGACCGGTATGGACTGGATGCGGCGTGGGCCAAGCCCGAGGCTCGGCGGAATGTGCGCTCGAAGACCCACAGCTCGTCGCCCTCACCGACGGGGTCCCGGCTGTCAAGACCGACGCTCATGGTTCCGTAGCGGATGAACAGGTCCAGGCTTACCTCCTCGCCGTCGAAGAGGTCTGTGTCATTGTGATCGATCACCAGCCACCACACCGGCTCAGCCTGCCGACAACAGGTATTCCCGTCAACAAGTCCGAGGTCGAATGCATCTGCTCCTACGGGACGTTTCGTAACTGGGTGAAGGCGTTGCCCGGGCCGGGCGGGTGGTCAGCCGGCGAGGATGATGTTGTGGAGGTTGGCGATGCCGGAAGCGGCGGGGCAGCCCACCCGACTACGGCAGAGGTATAGCAAAGTGGACCTGTGGCCAGTATCGAGGACCTTCTGCAACGACGTACCGACCTGTCGACCTTCTTGATCCACCTAACCCGTGACACTCTCGGTAATGACGGGCCCAGTGCCCGGGAGAACCTGCTGACGATGATCGGGGACGGATACATCGAGGCCTGCTCACCGTTCGGGCCGGCGTCGATGCACGAGCCGAACCTGACGTACGCGGCGACGCAGAAGGTCGTGTGCTTCACCGAGACCCCGCTCGAGCACACCTGGATGATGCTGGAGGACATCGACAAGCGCGACGTGCACTTCCAGCCCTACGGCCTGGCCGTCACCAAGACCACTGCTCGCAAGGCCGGCTGCAACCCCGTTTGGTACTCCGACATCACGCCCGGCCGCGACTGGCCGATCGACGCGGTGAACGCCATGGTCAACGACGCCGTACGCCGAGCCACCACCGGCCGGACCGTCGACCGCGACAAGTTGAGCGAGGAGCCCATCTTCAAGCTCACCCCGTTCTTCGAGCAGATGGGCCCGACCAAGTACAGCCGCAAAGAGTTCTGGTGGGAGCGAGAGTGGCGCCGCATCGGCGACTTCCCCCTGTACCCCCGCAGGACCGTCGCGGTCCTGGCACCCGCCCATGACCATGAGCACCTTCGAAAGGAGCTCACCGAAATCAACGAGGGGTGGGGTGCGCGGCCGATCCTTGACCCCCATTGGGGCCTTGAGCGGATGATCGCGGCGATCGCGCAGATCAGCGACGAGCACATCGGTCCGTTCCCTGACGCTGGCTGACACGGCGCGCCGGCGTTCTGGTGGCATGCTTCGTGGCCTGCGCGGTACCTCGTAGACTACCGGCGGCGGTCACGCCCGCCCGTCTCCAAGCCGCTGGCGCCCACGCTGCTGGTGATCGAGGACAAGCCGTCACCGACGCAGCGTGAACTCCACAGCAAACCCTTCCTCGCGAGGGGCGTGGGCCTTCACAGAAGGAAACATCATGGGCAAGCGCAACCGCGCACGCACCCGAGCCATCCGCGCCGAGATGGCGCAGACCGGGCAGAACTACACCCGCGCCGCCGCCACAGCAGCTGAGTCACCGCTGGACGGCGGCGGGGTACGCAGCAGCGGCGATGCCGCCGTCGAGCACGTCAAGCGCCTGCTGCGGGCGCAACTGGCCATCGACGACGCCCGCTACGAGCGCCTGGAGGAGCTCGAGCAGACGGGGTGTCGCATCGTCGATGGCGGGCAGGTCGGCGTCGACGGGTGGAACATTCTGGACTGGCGCACCGACGAGGTGATCGCCGAAGGCGACGACGGGTGGGAGGGCTACGCAGCCGCCACGAAGCGGCTGTGCCCCGACGGCCGGTGGGTTCACGTCGACAGCGTCACCGACGACCTGCCGCTGCCGGAGGTAAGCACCCCGGGGGTACCGCCCTCGCTAGCGAAGGCGCTCGACGATTGGATTAGCCAGAACAGCACATCTGTTGAGGAGATCGCGCAGTTCATCGGCTGGTCCGTCGAGAAGGTCCGCGAGCACCAGTAACGCCGCCTCGGCGTCAGAACGGCGCAGGCACACCCGCTCTCATCGACTGGCTCGCTGTCCACGAGTCAGTTCGACCGGTCGATGAGAGCGGCCCAATCCTCATCTTCGGGCCACTTCGCCAAGGCGGGCACCGGCGTCGCCGGTAGTCATTCCGGCGGTGGCTGCTCAGTCAGGCGATCCCGGCGCTCGGTGGCCTGCTCGCGCATCTCGGCGGCGAGGCAGCAGCTCGACGTCCGTCGGGCTGTAGCCCATGCGGTCAAGGCCGGTCCGGTCGCTGATCTCCACCGTGCCCCGGTCATAGTGGAATGGGCCCTGGTGCCGGGTCGACGCCGGCTTTCAAGATGTCCAGCAGTTGGTGCGGAAGCGCGAAAGGCACCTGCGGTTCGGCGACGAACGCGGCAGGTTCCACATCACGGGTCACCAGGATCGGCACCACGCGCCACCTTGCCCGGTCGGGACCGCCGACCAGCACGGCGACGCCGCGCGCGGCCTCGCGGATCTGTGCGGCCTTGGCGAGCAGCCGCGGCACATACGGCTTCGGACCGCGGTAAAACTTACGAACGTGGTTCCGGAGAGTTTCCGTGCTGAACGCCGCGATTGGGTCCTTGACCTCGCCAACCCACAGTCTGCCTGTGGCCGGATCGGCGACCACCAAGTCCACCTCCCCGAGCGGTTCCGGGATGCCAGCACCCTTGAGCTCGGCCACCTCGACATGGGTGCGGCATGGCAACCCCGTCGCGGCGACGACGCCGTGGACGAGCTCCTCGAGCTGGGCGTTCAACTCCTGCCGATAGGCGCTCATCATGTCGGCGACGCCGGGCGGAAGGTCACGGTGGGCGAACGGCAGCCGTGACCGGTGCAGGTAACCGTCGAACAGACGCTGTGTGTCGAGCAACCGCCACGGCATGATCCACAACTGGCCTTCGGCGTCGACGAGCGGGCGCAAAGCGAGGCGATGCACCCGCCGCTCGATGTCGAGAAATCGCAGCGGGCCCGCCTCGCGCAGGTGGTCACCGGACAGGGTGAGCAGGTCGACGGCTGCCTCAATCTGCGCCACGCTGAGCTCGGACCATTGCGCGGCGGCATCGACGAGTTCGGCACGGCTTACCGCGTGTACGCCGGAAGCGTCGGTGGCCCAGTCGACGGCCACGCCGAGGACGGCACGTATCCCGTCGAGACCCGTGCCCCAGTGATCGCGGAGTCGATCATCGACCCGTTGCAGTTTGACCGGCAGCCGTCCGTGTATTGGGGTAAAGAATCCCTGGTACC
The window above is part of the Micromonospora sp. LH3U1 genome. Proteins encoded here:
- a CDS encoding abortive infection system antitoxin AbiGi family protein; this encodes MHEPNLTYAATQKVVCFTETPLEHTWMMLEDIDKRDVHFQPYGLAVTKTTARKAGCNPVWYSDITPGRDWPIDAVNAMVNDAVRRATTGRTVDRDKLSEEPIFKLTPFFEQMGPTKYSRKEFWWEREWRRIGDFPLYPRRTVAVLAPAHDHEHLRKELTEINEGWGARPILDPHWGLERMIAAIAQISDEHIGPFPDAG